Below is a genomic region from Medicago truncatula cultivar Jemalong A17 chromosome 3, MtrunA17r5.0-ANR, whole genome shotgun sequence.
AAGTGCATTAAGCACAAACCCGTCATCCCAAAACCCACAACGCACCACATGACGATGCACCTCTTCCCCAACACCCACCAACCCAATTCCACCACAAACTTTAAGAACACGAGGAAATGTGAAAATATCTGGTTCAACACCCTCTTCCACCATTTGAAAATAAAGCGCAATAGCATCATCATAAAGACCCATCTCTGCATATCCAGATATCAACGAATTCCACGGAAACGCATACATATCCCTCTTAGTCATTTGATCAAACAAGTCATGTGCATCATCCATATACCCAAATGAAGCATACAACCTAACAAGTTTAGAACTTATTCCAACATTTCTATGCAAAAGGGCTGGTGGGATAAGACGGTGAAGCCAGATACCGTGATGAATAGCTCCGAAACGGTAACAAGTTTCTAACAAAGAAGCATAAATTTCAGGGTCAATTTTGATGCCTTTCTCCAATGAAGCTTCAAGGTCATTGAGAACTTGTTCAAGTGCTTGAAATTTGGTTTGTGGGTATGGTTGTTGGTGAATTAGAAGTGgtgttggttttggttttgggtATGAAAAAGTGTTTTTTGATTTTTGGGTATCCCATTTTCGCAATTTCTTGAGTTTCTTATTGTCAGTGTTCTTCTTAGCTGTGTAGAGGAGTGACAATATATTAATTGAACTGCACTCTTGGTCATTGTTAGAGGTGAAAGAGTAGCAGCGAGTAGTGTTGGTTACGGTGGTGAGGGGAGTAGAGTACCACCACGACGATGCCATGGCCACGACGGAAGAGAGTGACGTTTGATACCGGAAAATAAACTGTGGTAGTTATAACTGCCAAATGCACCTTGTTACTACTATATTTTTGATtcagctgttttttttttttttttacataaataatagtttttttttttttctctataaaaatGTTATTGTGATTTGCGAGTGTTGTGTTTGAAGGTGAGATTGAACACTATCCCCGAACAaagattttctctttctcatatgtcacaaatccaaatccaaccgaatatgtcaaattgGCCGAAGTGATtccaactacctcaaacattgaCATCTTctacatgttggttttgtaggtggagtccataaccaaaaccgttggaaaattgttaaaccaTTTGATTTTGTCTCTCCCGAAACATCTTCCGCGttctctaccattactataattaaacaagacaaaaatatgaattaacaactaactaatgcataaacatcaatgccataatgaattaaaacaaaaatatgaattaactaCTGCCATTTTTTCACTGTGAAAATTTTTCACAAATATTCCTCGGTACCTTACTACCGACgttttcctcggcagtaaactaccgacGTTTTCTATGACATAGTTCTACGTAAATTGACGTAAAAACCATAACAAAGCCAAAAAATGAACGGATTAAAATGCtcaatacttattttttacGTCAGAAatgtgttgatacctcctatgcttgaatgattttggagcaagatttgatgaatttttttttttgaattttgggtTTGGATGGAAGTGGTatggaagttgatgatgaaatagtGTGTAGGGGGAGCATCTGGCTGTTTTATTTGATGAAACATaattctcggcagttaactaccgttgttttcctcggcagttaactgcagccggtttttgaatttctcggcagttaactgccgagggggcaaaattatattttacttgtgtGTCTCAGCCTTATGAAATGTGTAAAGaacaattttaaaacatttCCCCATCCAAACATACTCCAACAGTTATTACCTAAGAATCATGATGCAAGAGTTATTACCGAAGAATCATGATGCACAAGTATTTTACAATTACATGTcccgtaaaaaaaatattattcatgtaCTAAGCTTTTTTTAACGTATCTTCGTActaccaacattttttttttgtcaatactACTAATTTTCTTTACTCGGTTTAAAGTTTGGATAAAACATTGCTTTATAGAATGAGTTAATTTTCTAAACTTGCCTTCTTCTACCACTAATCCTCCATCGTAATGCTATAAACTTATTTACTCTGAAATCTGAATCAAAATTATCCGTTTCATTCAGCCAATTACAACGACCGTTAGGTGTTTGACGAAATGTCACACCGAGTTTTCATGAAAAAGAGGTCGCTCACTCAAATGGGCACTCACATTGTGAACTTCTTAACCCAACAcaaacatcaaaatcaacaacaaccacTTTGTGTCTTCGTTCGATCAAAAACAACGTCTATCCAGTACGTAAATTCACGTGCTCGAGACCCTACTTTCGAGAAACTTATGGACAAGTATAAAAACCTTCTCAAAGTCATTGCTGTTCACGACCTTATCCTTGCTAACCCCAAAAACCGATCAGTCTCTGTTGATTTCCTCTCCAATCTCTCTCAGAGGCTCCACCTTAACCGCGGTGCCACTGCCTTCCTCCGCAAGTTTCCTCACATTTTCAATATTTACTATGAGCCTTCCAAGTTGCAGCCGTTTTGCAGGTTAACTGATGCAGCTCTTGATGTCTCGAGACAGGAAGCTGAGGCTATTAATACTTCTTTGCCTCTTGTTGTTGAAAGACTTGTCCGGATTTTGTCCATGTCTGCTTCTAAAACGGTTCCTCTTAGAGCTGTTTTCAAGGTTTGGAGAGAGCTTGGTCTTCCTGATGATTTCGAGGAATCGGTTATAGCTGCTAATTCTAGTGTTTTTCAGCTTTGTGATGCAGATGAACAGAATACTCATTTGTTGAAGCTGGTTGGTGATGTTCCCAGCAGCGGTTTTAGAGCTGCTGTTGAGGATTGGAGGGTTGTTGAGTGTTGTAAAGACGAGTCCAGTGTTAATAGCATGGAAATGCGGTATAGTTTTAAACAACGGTATCCTCCAGGGATGCGGTTGAGCAAGAACTTCAGAGCCAATGTGAAGGAATGGCAGAGTTTGCCTTATATGGGGCCGTATGAGATGgtcagtgagaagaagaagacatCCAAGGCTGGAATGATGGCGATGGAGAAGCGAGCGGTGTCCATTGTTCATGAGTTTATGAGTTTAACAGTGGAAAAGATGGTGGAAGTTGAGAAGATAAGCCAATTTAGAAAATGGTTTGGTATTGATTTTAATATAAGGGATCTATTCTTGGATCACCCGGGGATCTTCTATTTATCGACAAAGG
It encodes:
- the LOC25489191 gene encoding protein ROOT PRIMORDIUM DEFECTIVE 1 isoform X1, coding for MSHRVFMKKRSLTQMGTHIVNFLTQHKHQNQQQPLCVFVRSKTTSIQYVNSRARDPTFEKLMDKYKNLLKVIAVHDLILANPKNRSVSVDFLSNLSQRLHLNRGATAFLRKFPHIFNIYYEPSKLQPFCRLTDAALDVSRQEAEAINTSLPLVVERLVRILSMSASKTVPLRAVFKVWRELGLPDDFEESVIAANSSVFQLCDADEQNTHLLKLVGDVPSSGFRAAVEDWRVVECCKDESSVNSMEMRYSFKQRYPPGMRLSKNFRANVKEWQSLPYMGPYEMVSEKKKTSKAGMMAMEKRAVSIVHEFMSLTVEKMVEVEKISQFRKWFGIDFNIRDLFLDHPGIFYLSTKGKRHTVFLREAYERGCLIHPNPVYDARRRLLDLVALERRGLPAVNSKLHDKSCGNEVEQGENMQKHESLSSFD
- the LOC25489191 gene encoding protein ROOT PRIMORDIUM DEFECTIVE 1 isoform X2 — protein: MSHRVFMKKRSLTQMGTHIVNFLTQHKHQNQQQPLCVFVRSKTTSIQYVNSRARDPTFEKLMDKYKNLLKVIAVHDLILANPKNRSVSVDFLSNLSQRLHLNRGATAFLRKFPHIFNIYYEPSKLQPFCRLTDAALDVSRQEAEAINTSLPLVVERLVRILSMSASKTVPLRAVFKLCDADEQNTHLLKLVGDVPSSGFRAAVEDWRVVECCKDESSVNSMEMRYSFKQRYPPGMRLSKNFRANVKEWQSLPYMGPYEMVSEKKKTSKAGMMAMEKRAVSIVHEFMSLTVEKMVEVEKISQFRKWFGIDFNIRDLFLDHPGIFYLSTKGKRHTVFLREAYERGCLIHPNPVYDARRRLLDLVALERRGLPAVNSKLHDKSCGNEVEQGENMQKHESLSSFD